A stretch of Campylobacter concisus DNA encodes these proteins:
- the moaA gene encoding GTP 3',8-cyclase MoaA, whose amino-acid sequence MLIDKYGRVVDYLRISVTQRCNFRCRYCMPTTPFSWTPRENLLTFEELFLFVKVAIDEGIKKIRITGGEPLVRKDLDVFIKMISDYNPDIDLALTTNGYMLSHFAKRLKDAGLKRINMSLDTLNEQKAKFIAQKSVLHEVLAGFEAAHDAGLKVKINTVALKGVNDDELINLLEFAKFRDSQIRFIEYMENSHAKDDLKGLSSDEILKIISQKYNVTKDGKLPNAPASIYRLDDGYKFGIIDPHKHDFCESCNRIRLSAEGLLIPCLYFEEALSIKKAVEKGDIVAASEILRQVLANKPKENKWAIGASNETSSRAFYQTGG is encoded by the coding sequence ATGCTAATCGATAAATATGGTCGGGTTGTTGATTATTTAAGGATTTCTGTAACTCAGCGTTGCAACTTTAGGTGTAGGTATTGTATGCCTACAACGCCATTTAGCTGGACGCCAAGAGAGAATTTATTAACCTTTGAGGAGCTATTTTTATTTGTAAAAGTGGCTATTGATGAAGGCATAAAAAAGATAAGAATCACTGGTGGTGAACCGCTTGTACGTAAAGATTTAGACGTTTTTATAAAGATGATAAGTGATTATAATCCAGACATCGATCTAGCACTTACTACAAATGGCTATATGCTTTCGCACTTTGCCAAAAGGCTAAAAGACGCTGGACTAAAGCGCATAAATATGTCGCTTGATACGCTAAATGAGCAAAAGGCTAAATTTATCGCACAAAAAAGTGTCTTGCACGAAGTTTTAGCTGGCTTTGAAGCAGCTCATGATGCTGGATTAAAGGTAAAAATCAATACTGTCGCACTAAAAGGTGTAAATGATGATGAGCTTATAAATTTGCTCGAGTTTGCTAAATTTAGAGATTCTCAGATCAGATTTATTGAGTATATGGAAAATTCACACGCTAAAGATGATCTAAAAGGGCTAAGTAGCGATGAAATTTTAAAAATCATCTCACAAAAATATAATGTCACGAAAGATGGAAAACTGCCAAATGCGCCTGCGTCTATTTATAGGCTTGATGATGGTTATAAATTTGGCATCATAGATCCACACAAGCACGACTTTTGCGAGAGTTGTAACCGCATCAGACTAAGTGCCGAGGGACTTTTGATACCTTGCCTTTACTTTGAAGAGGCTCTTAGCATCAAAAAAGCGGTTGAAAAAGGTGATATCGTAGCTGCAAGTGAAATTTTAAGGCAAGTGCTAGCCAATAAGCCAAAAGAGAACAAATGGGCAATAGGTGCTAGCAATGAAACCTCTTCGCGTGCCTTTTATCAAACTGGTGGTTGA
- a CDS encoding 7-carboxy-7-deazaguanine synthase QueE → MSKELELVEAFLSIQGEGAYQGRLAIFLRFLGCNLNCSGFGVQTKSLKTGESLLGCDSIRAVFKGHFDHKTYNADEILSLVDGLCKGLKQKPIIVLTGGEPLIWHKNENFINLVKNLLVDYEVHFETNGTIFVDFDKFAIYRNCHFALGVKLANSGINEQKRINLDAILAIKNNAKSSFLKFVLSCCDDSELHEIMNIKNKVNLPVWCMAMGADRAGLSKNALKTAEFAIKYGFNYSERIHIRLWSDKEGV, encoded by the coding sequence ATGAGCAAAGAGCTAGAGCTAGTTGAGGCGTTTTTAAGTATTCAAGGCGAGGGAGCTTACCAAGGCAGGCTCGCCATATTTTTACGCTTTTTAGGTTGCAACCTAAACTGTTCTGGCTTTGGCGTGCAAACAAAGTCTTTAAAAACCGGTGAAAGCCTACTAGGATGCGATAGTATAAGGGCTGTTTTTAAAGGGCATTTTGATCACAAAACATACAACGCAGATGAAATTTTAAGCTTAGTTGATGGGCTTTGCAAAGGCCTAAAGCAAAAACCTATCATTGTTTTAACAGGCGGCGAACCACTCATTTGGCACAAAAATGAAAATTTTATAAATTTGGTAAAAAATTTGCTTGTAGACTACGAGGTGCATTTTGAGACAAATGGCACTATCTTTGTTGATTTTGATAAATTTGCAATTTATAGAAATTGCCATTTTGCACTCGGTGTAAAGCTAGCAAATAGTGGAATTAACGAGCAAAAACGCATAAATTTAGATGCCATTTTGGCTATTAAAAATAATGCAAAAAGCAGCTTTTTAAAATTTGTGCTATCTTGTTGCGACGATAGTGAGCTACATGAGATTATGAATATAAAAAACAAAGTGAATTTGCCAGTTTGGTGCATGGCGATGGGTGCAGATAGAGCAGGGCTTAGTAAAAATGCTTTAAAGACGGCAGAATTTGCCATAAAGTATGGGTTTAACTATTCGGAACGCATTCACATTAGGCTTTGGAGTGATAAAGAGGGTGTTTGA
- a CDS encoding 6-pyruvoyl trahydropterin synthase family protein produces the protein MIIRKLFRFENAHIVRFCSSKRCRTSIHGHSYVAEILLSSNFLDNAGMVYDFGLMKQNIKTIIDSFDHATTIFSGDNDEYKNDLKKHSARWIEIPLNPSAEQFCRIFFVMIERLLELSVMNNGEREVKLHSIIVHETDTGYAQCFKEDAVNSQMGEIKLDEIKFSDAIIEEWEDKNLFEKMKNRLKIEIPKDV, from the coding sequence ATGATTATTAGAAAGCTTTTTAGATTTGAAAATGCACATATTGTGAGATTTTGTAGCTCAAAACGTTGCAGGACTAGCATCCACGGACACAGCTATGTGGCTGAAATTTTACTTAGTTCAAATTTTCTTGATAACGCCGGCATGGTTTATGATTTTGGTTTAATGAAGCAAAACATAAAAACGATCATTGATAGTTTTGATCACGCTACGACAATATTTTCAGGCGATAATGATGAGTATAAAAATGATCTAAAAAAGCACTCGGCAAGATGGATCGAGATCCCGCTAAATCCAAGTGCAGAGCAGTTTTGCCGCATATTTTTTGTTATGATAGAGCGACTGCTTGAACTTAGCGTGATGAATAACGGTGAGCGTGAAGTGAAGCTTCATAGCATTATCGTGCATGAGACTGATACTGGCTATGCACAGTGCTTTAAAGAGGACGCCGTAAATTCGCAAATGGGCGAGATAAAGCTAGATGAGATAAAATTTTCAGATGCTATCATAGAAGAGTGGGAAGATAAAAATTTATTCGAGAAAATGAAAAATAGATTAAAAATAGAAATTCCAAAGGACGTTTGA
- a CDS encoding 16S rRNA (uracil(1498)-N(3))-methyltransferase → MKFLYDKNAGNENLKIVNEAFLHLKARRMQAGERISVRNLRDFKEYIYEIDEIDRRSASLSLIFASSNGEQKFDFTIAWAIVDPKTVEKTLPFLNELGVGKIAFVYTKFSQANFKIDIERLNYINALSCEQCGRTSLMKFEIYKNLDELMSVYKNVSAINFGGKSLNEKKDDELLIIGPEGGFSEDETAKFKNSYCLNTKNILRSQTAVISVAAKFLA, encoded by the coding sequence ATGAAATTTTTATATGATAAAAATGCAGGTAATGAAAACTTAAAGATAGTAAATGAAGCTTTTTTGCACCTAAAAGCTAGAAGAATGCAAGCTGGTGAGCGAATAAGTGTTAGAAATTTACGAGACTTTAAAGAGTATATTTATGAAATTGATGAGATTGATAGGCGAAGTGCGAGCTTAAGCCTTATTTTTGCCAGCTCAAATGGTGAGCAAAAATTCGACTTTACGATCGCTTGGGCTATCGTCGATCCAAAGACGGTCGAAAAGACATTGCCATTTTTAAACGAACTTGGCGTTGGTAAAATAGCTTTTGTCTATACTAAATTTTCTCAAGCAAATTTTAAGATAGATATTGAAAGGCTAAACTACATAAATGCTCTCTCTTGCGAGCAGTGCGGACGAACTTCACTAATGAAGTTTGAAATTTATAAAAATTTGGACGAGCTAATGAGTGTTTATAAAAATGTCTCAGCTATAAATTTTGGTGGTAAAAGCTTAAATGAAAAAAAAGATGACGAGCTTTTAATAATCGGTCCAGAGGGTGGATTTAGCGAGGATGAGACAGCTAAATTTAAAAATAGCTACTGCCTAAATACTAAAAACATTTTAAGATCACAGACCGCGGTTATCTCAGTGGCTGCAAAATTCCTGGCTTAA
- the rpmE gene encoding 50S ribosomal protein L31 has protein sequence MKKDIHPEYVDCTVTCACGNTFKTKSNKSEIRIDICDKCHPFFTGSEKIVDSAGRVEKFKKKYAQK, from the coding sequence ATGAAAAAAGATATCCATCCAGAATACGTAGATTGCACTGTAACTTGTGCTTGCGGAAACACTTTTAAAACAAAGTCAAACAAAAGCGAAATCAGAATTGACATTTGTGACAAGTGCCACCCATTTTTCACAGGCAGCGAAAAGATAGTTGACAGTGCTGGCCGTGTTGAGAAATTTAAGAAAAAATACGCTCAAAAATAA
- the rsmI gene encoding 16S rRNA (cytidine(1402)-2'-O)-methyltransferase, which translates to MLYFIPTPIGNLEDISLRAIRILRECEIAICEDTRVCKSLINLLNERFDANINISNFIPLHTHNEDDFFTNLSDNFFSRNVAYMSDAGMPGISDPGVSLVRYAQKNNIEYEILSGANAALLSVVASGLCDKEFVFLGFLPNTGRDRSLAIQNALNLAYPAVIYESPKRILSLVQSIANLEPEREIFAIKEATKKFETKFKDRAKNLVQILEKANLSGEWTVVISKSDKTATQNITKDEILSLDLAPKVKAKLLNKITGEDVKKIYDELTKA; encoded by the coding sequence TTGCTCTACTTTATTCCTACTCCAATAGGAAATTTAGAAGATATCTCGCTTCGTGCGATTAGAATTTTGCGTGAATGCGAGATAGCTATCTGCGAAGATACAAGAGTCTGCAAAAGTCTTATAAACTTGCTAAATGAACGCTTTGACGCAAATATAAATATCTCAAATTTTATCCCGCTTCATACTCATAACGAAGATGACTTTTTCACAAATTTAAGTGATAATTTTTTTAGCAGAAATGTAGCCTACATGAGCGATGCTGGTATGCCAGGTATCAGCGATCCAGGTGTTAGCCTAGTAAGATATGCTCAAAAAAATAACATTGAATATGAAATTTTAAGTGGAGCAAATGCTGCACTTTTAAGTGTAGTTGCAAGCGGACTTTGCGATAAGGAATTTGTCTTTTTAGGCTTTTTGCCAAATACTGGCAGAGATAGGTCTTTGGCTATACAAAATGCTTTAAATTTAGCCTATCCAGCCGTGATCTATGAAAGCCCAAAACGTATATTAAGCTTGGTGCAAAGCATCGCAAATTTAGAACCTGAGAGAGAAATTTTTGCTATAAAAGAGGCCACCAAAAAATTTGAGACTAAATTTAAGGATAGAGCCAAAAATTTAGTCCAAATTTTAGAAAAAGCAAATTTAAGTGGAGAGTGGACAGTCGTCATCTCAAAAAGTGACAAAACAGCCACTCAAAATATCACAAAAGATGAGATACTTTCGCTTGATCTTGCTCCAAAAGTAAAAGCAAAATTGCTTAATAAAATAACTGGAGAAGATGTAAAAAAGATATATGATGAGCTTACGAAAGCTTAA
- the rlmB gene encoding 23S rRNA (guanosine(2251)-2'-O)-methyltransferase RlmB, with the protein MIIYGKQLFLHILNKRPQILEEIYLSKECDKKLFSKICGTGKKIIRVDNQKAQSLARGGNHQGFLANVSEFEFSDIAELKKLNFIAILYGISDVGNIGAIARSAYALGCEGLVIVAKSINMQGVLRSSSGAAYEIPIAIFEDGLSLLNELKQFGFKIYATASDGKNVKEMKFAGKRALVMGSEGEGIPQKALAKCDECIGIKLKEGWDSLNVSAAFAIICDRMIDE; encoded by the coding sequence ATGATAATATACGGAAAACAACTATTTTTACATATTTTGAACAAGCGACCACAGATATTAGAAGAGATATATCTCTCAAAAGAGTGTGACAAAAAACTCTTCTCTAAAATTTGTGGCACAGGCAAAAAGATCATTCGCGTGGATAATCAAAAAGCACAGTCTTTAGCTCGCGGTGGAAACCATCAAGGTTTTTTAGCAAATGTTAGTGAGTTTGAATTTTCAGACATTGCTGAGCTTAAAAAGCTAAATTTTATCGCCATTCTTTACGGTATAAGCGATGTTGGCAATATCGGTGCTATTGCTAGAAGTGCCTATGCTCTAGGCTGCGAAGGCCTTGTGATAGTGGCAAAAAGTATAAATATGCAAGGCGTTTTAAGATCAAGTAGTGGCGCTGCCTATGAGATACCAATAGCGATTTTTGAAGACGGACTTAGTTTATTAAATGAACTAAAGCAATTTGGTTTTAAAATTTATGCAACAGCAAGTGATGGCAAAAACGTAAAAGAGATGAAGTTTGCTGGTAAAAGAGCTTTGGTGATGGGCTCAGAGGGCGAAGGCATACCGCAAAAGGCTCTAGCGAAGTGTGATGAGTGTATTGGTATAAAGTTAAAAGAGGGCTGGGACTCCTTAAATGTAAGTGCAGCTTTTGCAATAATTTGTGACAGGATGATAGATGAATGA
- a CDS encoding phosphatidylglycerophosphate synthase encodes MNEIENLKEIGIKEISRKTHIEPTFLQYIFDKNFEKLSRLNIRGYAKILQREYDVDLSELLAEYDAFMQENTPDESHKTKVTPKISSYTPKDITIQKQSGSGGAGFLFWLIILAIIAGGAYHFDAYKYIENFLSFLNDENKSVSYSQSSIVNEVKKNIIDTNITISQNSPKIEANASNLKISAPVEQNVTTSPANMEQNAVKPSMAAQPAPKIEQNITKPLNEAVITPKQRVWIGIINLENGQKVSNDTSKSININLDQRQLVVCGNGNIELKIGDKVTKYNPSRPARFLVENGEMKFVSYDEFVELNKGKSW; translated from the coding sequence ATGAATGAGATTGAAAATTTAAAAGAGATAGGTATAAAGGAAATTTCACGTAAAACGCATATTGAGCCTACATTTTTACAATATATTTTTGATAAAAATTTTGAAAAATTATCACGTTTAAATATTAGAGGCTATGCCAAAATTTTACAACGTGAATATGATGTTGATTTGAGCGAGTTGCTAGCTGAATATGATGCCTTTATGCAAGAAAATACTCCAGATGAGAGTCACAAAACTAAAGTTACTCCAAAAATTTCTTCTTACACTCCAAAAGATATTACCATACAAAAACAAAGCGGTAGTGGCGGTGCTGGATTTTTATTTTGGCTCATCATTTTAGCTATTATCGCTGGTGGGGCATATCATTTTGATGCTTACAAATATATCGAGAATTTTTTATCATTTTTAAATGATGAGAATAAAAGCGTGAGCTATTCGCAGTCAAGCATAGTAAATGAGGTGAAGAAAAATATCATCGATACAAATATCACCATCTCTCAAAATAGCCCTAAAATAGAGGCAAACGCATCAAACTTGAAAATTTCAGCTCCAGTTGAGCAAAATGTGACAACAAGTCCTGCAAACATGGAGCAAAATGCTGTGAAGCCAAGCATGGCAGCTCAGCCAGCTCCTAAGATAGAGCAAAACATTACAAAGCCACTAAATGAGGCGGTTATTACACCAAAACAACGTGTCTGGATAGGGATAATTAATCTTGAAAATGGTCAAAAAGTATCAAACGACACAAGTAAAAGCATAAATATAAATTTAGACCAAAGACAGCTTGTGGTTTGTGGAAATGGCAACATTGAGCTAAAGATCGGCGATAAGGTGACAAAATACAATCCAAGCCGTCCAGCTAGATTTTTAGTAGAAAATGGAGAGATGAAATTTGTGAGCTATGATGAGTTTGTAGAACTTAACAAGGGCAAATCTTGGTAA
- a CDS encoding LL-diaminopimelate aminotransferase: MFDEIRFNTIERLPNYVFAEVNAIKMAARRAGEDIIDFSMGNPEGRTPQHIVDKLCESAQKDKTHGYSASAGIYKLRLAICNWYKRKYGVNLDPDTEAVATMGSKEGFVHLAQAVINPGDVAIVPDPAYPIHTQAFLFAGGSVAKMPLHYNDKFELDENKFFENLIQTIHASSPKPKYVVVNFPHNPTTVTVQKSFYERLVSIAKQERFYVISDIAYADLTFDGYKTPSIFEVDGAKDVAVECYTLSKSYNMAGWRVGFMCGNRRLCAALKKIKSWVDYGMFTPIQVAATVALDGDQSCVEEIRQIYEKRRDVMIEAFVQAGWELKKPSSSMFIWAKLPPKVSHLGSLEFSKQLLTKASVAVSPGIGFGEGGNDYVRLALIENENRIRQAARNIKKYLKEFE; the protein is encoded by the coding sequence GTGTTTGATGAGATAAGATTTAATACAATTGAGCGTTTGCCAAACTACGTTTTTGCCGAAGTAAATGCAATAAAAATGGCTGCACGAAGAGCTGGCGAGGACATCATCGACTTTTCTATGGGTAATCCTGAGGGCAGAACGCCACAGCACATTGTCGATAAACTATGTGAAAGCGCACAAAAGGACAAGACTCACGGCTACTCAGCCAGTGCTGGAATTTACAAGCTCCGCCTTGCTATTTGCAACTGGTATAAGAGAAAATACGGCGTAAATTTAGACCCAGATACCGAAGCAGTCGCCACGATGGGTAGTAAAGAGGGTTTTGTTCACCTAGCTCAAGCCGTGATAAACCCAGGCGATGTGGCTATCGTGCCTGATCCTGCTTATCCAATACACACGCAAGCGTTTTTATTTGCTGGCGGAAGTGTCGCAAAGATGCCACTTCACTATAATGATAAATTTGAGTTAGATGAAAATAAATTTTTTGAAAATTTGATCCAAACTATACACGCTAGCTCACCAAAGCCAAAATATGTAGTCGTAAATTTTCCTCACAATCCAACGACTGTGACTGTGCAAAAGAGCTTTTACGAGCGCCTTGTAAGCATCGCAAAACAAGAGAGATTTTACGTCATATCTGACATCGCCTACGCTGATCTTACCTTTGATGGCTACAAAACGCCAAGCATCTTTGAGGTCGATGGCGCAAAAGATGTCGCAGTCGAGTGCTATACTCTTTCAAAAAGCTATAATATGGCTGGCTGGAGAGTTGGCTTTATGTGTGGAAATAGAAGACTTTGTGCAGCACTTAAAAAGATAAAATCGTGGGTTGATTACGGTATGTTTACGCCGATCCAGGTGGCTGCCACAGTTGCACTTGATGGCGATCAAAGCTGTGTTGAAGAGATACGCCAAATTTATGAAAAAAGAAGAGATGTGATGATAGAGGCCTTTGTCCAGGCTGGCTGGGAGCTTAAAAAGCCAAGTTCTAGTATGTTTATCTGGGCGAAACTACCACCAAAAGTTAGTCATCTGGGCAGCCTTGAGTTTTCAAAGCAGCTTCTTACAAAGGCATCAGTCGCAGTTAGTCCGGGTATTGGTTTTGGCGAGGGCGGAAACGACTATGTGCGTCTAGCTCTTATCGAAAATGAAAATAGAATAAGACAAGCAGCAAGAAATATAAAAAAATATTTGAAAGAATTTGAATGA
- a CDS encoding homoserine dehydrogenase, with the protein MNVAILGVGTVGESVAKILLKNKKLIAARSGEEIVPVVGVVRNLNKKRDAGIPLTNDINSVINRDDIDVFVELMGGVEEPFRVVSEILKRKKAVVTANKALLAYHRYALQNLAKNIPFGFEASVAGGVPIIRALREGLSANHIVSINGILNGTSNFILTSMMDEGSNFKDALKKAQELGYAEADPTFDVGGFDTAHKLLILASIAYGVHGDPEDILIEGIQGITPEDIFFAKDFEYSIKLLAIAKKSEGKIELRVHPALVPQNKMIAKASGVTNAISVVGEVVGETMYYGPGAGGDATASAVISDLIDIARDSKSPMLGYKAPFELNTLELLDRDRIKTKYYFRLKVEDKMGVLAKITNLMSENNLSIDSILQKPKDESEFAVLFFTTHTSLEADVRRTIEILKEQEYIKEEPFMMRIEE; encoded by the coding sequence ATGAATGTAGCGATATTGGGCGTTGGAACCGTTGGCGAGTCAGTTGCTAAAATTTTACTAAAAAATAAAAAGCTAATCGCAGCAAGAAGTGGCGAGGAGATAGTGCCAGTCGTTGGAGTGGTCAGAAATTTAAATAAAAAAAGAGATGCTGGTATCCCTTTAACTAACGATATAAATAGCGTTATAAACCGCGATGATATCGACGTTTTTGTCGAACTTATGGGTGGTGTGGAAGAGCCTTTTAGAGTGGTGAGCGAAATTTTAAAACGCAAAAAAGCAGTCGTCACTGCAAACAAAGCACTTCTTGCCTATCACAGATATGCTTTGCAAAATTTAGCCAAAAATATACCATTTGGCTTTGAAGCAAGCGTGGCTGGGGGCGTGCCGATCATTAGAGCTTTAAGGGAAGGCTTAAGCGCAAATCACATCGTTAGTATAAATGGCATACTTAACGGAACTAGTAACTTTATCCTAACCTCGATGATGGATGAGGGTTCAAATTTTAAAGACGCTCTTAAAAAGGCTCAAGAGCTAGGATACGCTGAGGCTGATCCTACTTTTGATGTGGGAGGCTTTGATACGGCTCATAAGCTTCTTATACTGGCAAGCATCGCATACGGTGTGCATGGCGATCCAGAGGATATCTTGATCGAAGGGATTCAAGGCATCACGCCAGAAGACATATTTTTCGCAAAAGATTTCGAATACTCAATAAAACTTCTAGCAATTGCCAAAAAAAGCGAGGGTAAAATCGAGCTACGCGTACATCCAGCACTTGTACCGCAAAATAAAATGATAGCAAAGGCAAGTGGTGTGACAAATGCGATCAGTGTCGTTGGCGAGGTCGTTGGCGAGACGATGTACTATGGACCTGGAGCTGGTGGCGATGCAACGGCAAGCGCGGTGATCAGCGATCTTATCGACATCGCAAGAGATAGCAAATCGCCAATGCTTGGATATAAAGCACCTTTTGAATTAAATACGCTTGAGCTACTTGACCGCGACAGGATAAAGACGAAGTACTACTTTAGGTTAAAAGTCGAGGATAAAATGGGTGTGCTAGCAAAGATTACAAATTTAATGAGCGAAAATAACTTATCGATTGATAGCATACTTCAAAAACCAAAAGATGAGAGCGAATTTGCGGTATTGTTTTTTACGACACATACGAGTCTTGAGGCTGATGTAAGAAGAACAATTGAAATTTTAAAAGAGCAAGAGTATATAAAAGAAGAGCCATTTATGATGAGGATCGAGGAGTAG
- a CDS encoding YraN family protein encodes MGLKEHLFGKSSEDRACEFLQKLSFVILERNFHSKFGEIDIIALSRDKILHFIEVKATNGEYEAEYRLNKAKYIKILKTINFYMMKNEPNRDFQVDLLVIKNEKLELIENISL; translated from the coding sequence TTGGGGTTAAAAGAGCATCTCTTTGGCAAAAGCTCAGAAGATAGGGCGTGTGAATTTTTACAAAAGCTTAGTTTTGTCATTTTAGAGAGAAATTTTCACTCTAAATTTGGTGAGATCGACATTATCGCACTAAGTAGAGATAAAATTTTGCACTTTATAGAGGTAAAAGCAACTAACGGAGAATATGAAGCAGAATATAGACTAAATAAGGCAAAATATATAAAAATTTTAAAAACTATAAATTTTTATATGATGAAAAATGAGCCAAATAGAGATTTTCAAGTCGATTTACTCGTCATAAAAAATGAAAAATTAGAACTGATAGAAAATATTAGTTTATAA
- the trxA gene encoding thioredoxin produces MGKYIELTKENFDVTKEGVALVDFWAPWCGPCRMLAPVIEELAEDFDGKAKICKVNTDEVQDLAVEFGIRSIPTLLFFKNGELVEQMVGAQSKQALTDKLNSLL; encoded by the coding sequence ATGGGAAAATACATCGAACTTACAAAAGAAAATTTTGATGTTACAAAAGAAGGCGTTGCTTTAGTAGACTTTTGGGCTCCATGGTGCGGACCTTGCCGTATGCTAGCTCCAGTGATCGAAGAGCTTGCTGAAGACTTTGATGGCAAAGCAAAAATTTGCAAGGTAAATACTGACGAAGTGCAAGATCTTGCAGTTGAGTTTGGCATCAGATCGATCCCAACATTGCTATTTTTCAAAAATGGCGAGCTAGTTGAGCAAATGGTCGGTGCACAGTCAAAACAAGCCTTAACTGACAAACTAAATTCGCTTCTTTAA
- a CDS encoding NAD(P)/FAD-dependent oxidoreductase, translating to MLDLAIIGGGPAGLSAGLYATRGGLKDVVMFEKGEPGGQITSSSEIENYPGQKAPGESGFDFMSTWWKQCSAFGLVHKWANVVGVRKNSDSSFEILLEGGKSEQAKAVIVATGSTPRRAGFKGEDEFFGKGVSTCATCDGFFYKNKEVAVLGGGDTAVEEALYLANICSKVYLIHRREEFRAAPTTVEKARKNEKIEFITSATIKEALGDKMGLTKIVLDTKNGERVLDVPGIFTFVGLNVNNEILKDENGKFICEMVDGGQVKTNLKMQTSLKGLFVAGDIREDAPKQVIVAAGDGAVAALSAMSYIESLH from the coding sequence ATGCTTGATTTAGCGATCATCGGAGGCGGTCCAGCAGGACTAAGCGCCGGACTTTACGCCACTAGAGGCGGACTAAAAGATGTTGTAATGTTTGAAAAAGGCGAGCCTGGCGGTCAGATCACCTCTAGCTCAGAGATAGAAAACTACCCAGGCCAAAAAGCCCCTGGCGAGAGCGGTTTTGACTTTATGAGCACTTGGTGGAAGCAGTGTAGTGCATTTGGACTAGTTCATAAGTGGGCAAACGTCGTTGGTGTTAGAAAAAACAGCGACAGTAGCTTTGAAATTTTACTTGAGGGCGGTAAGAGCGAGCAGGCAAAGGCTGTCATCGTAGCAACTGGCTCAACTCCAAGACGTGCTGGCTTTAAGGGCGAGGATGAGTTCTTTGGCAAAGGTGTTAGCACATGCGCAACATGCGATGGATTTTTTTACAAAAATAAAGAGGTAGCTGTTCTTGGCGGTGGCGACACAGCCGTTGAAGAGGCACTTTATCTAGCGAATATCTGCTCAAAAGTCTATCTAATCCATAGACGTGAAGAGTTTAGAGCGGCGCCAACTACGGTTGAAAAAGCTAGAAAAAATGAAAAGATCGAGTTTATAACAAGTGCGACGATAAAAGAGGCACTTGGCGATAAAATGGGCCTAACAAAGATCGTACTTGATACCAAAAATGGCGAGCGTGTGCTTGATGTGCCAGGAATTTTTACATTTGTCGGACTAAATGTAAATAACGAAATTTTAAAAGATGAAAATGGCAAATTTATCTGCGAGATGGTTGATGGTGGACAGGTTAAGACAAACCTTAAGATGCAAACTAGCCTAAAAGGGCTCTTTGTAGCGGGCGACATAAGAGAGGACGCTCCAAAGCAAGTCATCGTAGCTGCAGGTGATGGCGCAGTGGCTGCACTTAGCGCTATGAGTTATATAGAAAGCTTGCATTAA